A single region of the Enterobacter cloacae complex sp. R_G8 genome encodes:
- the cheW gene encoding chemotaxis protein CheW, with translation MTGMSNVTKLAGEPSGQEFLVFTLGDEEYGIDILKVQEIRGYDQVTRIANTPAFIKGVTNLRGVIVPIVDLRVKFSQGDVEYNDNTVVIVLNLGQRVVGIVVDGVSDVLSLTSDQIRPAPEFAVTLSTEYLTGLGALGERMLILVNIEKLLNSEEMALLDIAANHVA, from the coding sequence ATGACCGGTATGAGTAATGTAACGAAACTGGCGGGCGAGCCATCAGGACAGGAGTTCCTGGTATTCACTTTAGGCGATGAGGAGTACGGCATCGATATCCTGAAAGTGCAGGAAATTCGTGGTTACGATCAGGTTACCCGCATCGCGAACACGCCAGCGTTTATTAAAGGTGTCACCAACCTGCGTGGGGTGATTGTGCCTATCGTTGACCTGCGCGTGAAGTTCAGCCAGGGCGATGTGGAGTACAACGATAACACCGTGGTGATTGTCCTCAATCTGGGGCAGCGCGTGGTCGGTATCGTGGTAGATGGCGTGTCTGACGTGCTCTCACTGACGTCTGACCAAATTCGTCCGGCGCCGGAGTTTGCGGTCACGCTGTCTACCGAGTACCTGACGGGGCTGGGTGCGCTGGGTGAGCGTATGTTGATTCTGGTGAACATCGAGAAGCTGTTGAACAGCGAAGAGATGGCGTTGCTGGATATCGCGGCGAACCATGTAGCGTAG
- a CDS encoding dicarboxylate/amino acid:cation symporter, giving the protein MASANKLTLFIVIFMLAGILSGAAIHEYASADAIKAWSDNITLLTDIFLRLIKMVIAPLVFSTLTVGIMKMGETSTIGRVGGKAMVWFISSSVLSILVGLFIVTLEHPGSGLNLTIPTEAVDTGLAVGGMTLKAFLSHTIPTSIAGAMADNEILQIVVFSMFFGIGGASLGQKFNAPLVAALDVVSHIMLKVTGYVMYVAPLAIFAAISSVIATQGLGILLNYASFIGGYYVAILLTCMVLLAVGYMVLKKEVFRLLSMLKDPVLVAFTTSSSEAAYPKTLEQLERFGCSRSIASFVLPIGYSFNLVGSMVYCSFASMFIAQAYNIHLSFSEVTVLMLTLMLASKGIAGVPRSSLVVLAATIPSFNIPVAGILLLMGIDHFLDMGRSAINVLGNGIATAMLSQNEGAREAEAELVEQEV; this is encoded by the coding sequence GTGGCAAGTGCAAACAAACTTACACTCTTCATCGTGATATTCATGCTGGCGGGTATTCTTTCAGGGGCGGCCATTCATGAATATGCATCAGCGGATGCCATCAAAGCGTGGTCGGATAACATTACGCTTCTCACCGATATTTTCCTGCGACTGATCAAAATGGTGATTGCGCCATTAGTCTTCAGTACGCTGACGGTCGGGATTATGAAAATGGGCGAAACCTCCACCATTGGCCGCGTAGGCGGTAAAGCGATGGTATGGTTTATCAGCTCATCGGTGCTGTCTATCCTGGTGGGGCTGTTTATTGTCACCCTGGAGCATCCTGGTAGCGGTCTGAACCTGACGATCCCCACAGAAGCGGTGGATACGGGTCTGGCCGTCGGCGGCATGACGCTCAAAGCCTTCCTCTCTCATACCATTCCGACCAGTATCGCCGGGGCGATGGCGGACAATGAAATTCTGCAGATCGTCGTGTTCTCCATGTTCTTTGGCATTGGCGGCGCGTCGCTGGGCCAGAAATTCAACGCCCCGCTGGTCGCGGCGCTGGATGTGGTGTCCCATATCATGCTGAAGGTCACGGGCTACGTGATGTATGTTGCCCCACTGGCGATTTTCGCCGCCATCTCATCGGTGATTGCCACCCAGGGTCTCGGCATTCTGCTGAACTATGCGTCCTTTATTGGCGGCTACTATGTGGCTATCCTCCTCACCTGCATGGTGTTGCTGGCGGTGGGTTATATGGTGCTGAAAAAAGAGGTGTTCCGCCTGCTCAGCATGCTGAAAGATCCGGTGCTGGTCGCGTTTACCACCAGCAGCTCCGAGGCGGCTTATCCGAAGACCCTTGAGCAACTGGAACGTTTTGGCTGCTCACGCAGCATCGCCTCTTTCGTCCTGCCAATTGGGTATTCCTTTAACCTGGTGGGCTCGATGGTGTACTGCTCTTTTGCCTCAATGTTTATCGCTCAGGCGTACAACATTCATCTGAGCTTCTCGGAAGTCACCGTCCTGATGCTGACGCTGATGCTGGCGTCAAAAGGCATTGCGGGCGTACCGCGCTCTTCGCTGGTGGTACTGGCGGCGACGATCCCAAGCTTCAATATTCCGGTAGCGGGTATTCTGCTGCTGATGGGAATCGACCACTTCCTGGATATGGGGCGTTCTGCCATTAACGTGCTGGGTAACGGGATTGCAACCGCGATGCTGTCGCAGAATGAAGGAGCGCGGGAAGCCGAAGCGGAGCTGGTAGAGCAGGAAGTGTAA
- a CDS encoding spore coat protein U domain-containing protein codes for MKRKRLLTCAGILLTATTAQQALAVTSSGTIGATLTLTNGCLINGSPTQNGINFGTLDFGTHPATFSTLTTQLTGASGGNTFTIQCTTASYTVAITGNTNSTAPGTVVGTTGTPARYLINTTNTAQGVAYSLYSDSGFNNVVANNAALPIASTAGGVDSYTLYGRITGGGNSVTVVPGTYTDTINVSVTY; via the coding sequence ATGAAAAGAAAACGCCTTTTGACCTGCGCTGGCATCCTGTTAACCGCGACTACCGCCCAGCAGGCGCTGGCGGTCACCAGTAGTGGCACCATCGGCGCGACACTGACATTGACAAACGGGTGTCTGATTAATGGATCACCCACCCAAAACGGCATTAACTTCGGGACACTGGATTTCGGGACCCATCCTGCCACCTTTTCCACCCTGACGACGCAGTTGACCGGCGCCAGCGGGGGAAATACCTTCACGATTCAATGTACGACCGCCAGCTACACGGTGGCGATAACCGGAAATACCAACTCCACTGCGCCGGGCACCGTCGTTGGCACGACGGGGACACCCGCGCGCTATCTGATCAACACCACCAACACGGCGCAGGGTGTGGCTTATAGCCTGTACAGCGACAGCGGGTTTAATAACGTTGTGGCGAATAACGCGGCGTTGCCGATCGCGTCCACGGCAGGCGGGGTGGACAGTTACACCCTCTACGGGCGTATCACCGGCGGTGGGAACAGCGTGACGGTGGTACCGGGAACCTACACCGACACCATAAATGTCAGCGTAACCTACTAA
- a CDS encoding spore coat U domain-containing protein — MKTACLRLRQRAEGLVRPFFTLLVGLALAPTVEAVTSQSFKVSATIVPGCAVSTGSGGVLGTLNFGTHTGVESAPVSTSFVPNGALSIACTPGVALSMSINGGQNYASVRRMTRNGGNDVVGYRLYSSSSLAANSEIGVNQAIPVTYTNSNNIALPLFGVALLTGFSPAGTYSDQLTVTLSW; from the coding sequence ATGAAAACCGCTTGTTTGCGTCTGCGCCAACGCGCAGAAGGACTCGTGCGCCCTTTTTTCACCCTGCTCGTTGGGCTGGCGCTGGCGCCCACGGTTGAGGCTGTCACGTCACAGTCCTTTAAGGTCAGCGCAACCATTGTTCCAGGCTGTGCGGTGAGTACCGGCAGCGGAGGCGTACTAGGCACGCTGAACTTCGGTACCCATACCGGCGTGGAGAGTGCCCCGGTGAGCACCAGCTTCGTACCAAACGGGGCACTCTCGATCGCCTGTACGCCAGGCGTGGCACTGAGTATGAGCATTAACGGCGGGCAGAATTACGCCTCCGTGCGGCGAATGACGCGCAACGGCGGGAACGACGTGGTGGGATACCGGCTTTACAGCAGCAGTTCACTTGCGGCGAACAGCGAAATAGGGGTCAACCAGGCGATTCCGGTGACCTATACCAACAGCAACAACATCGCGCTGCCGTTGTTTGGCGTGGCGCTATTGACCGGGTTCAGCCCGGCGGGAACCTATTCTGATCAGCTTACCGTGACCTTGTCATGGTGA
- a CDS encoding molecular chaperone yields MTAYFRRMCLGSLLGVMAVTAGHVQAAATILLWPIDPWLAADAKATELWIQNQGNSPTTMQVRIVRWKQEGGFERYSTQQDVVASPPIVTIAAGSKQLIRLIKQGTVPVGVEQAYRIIVDEIPQPDNKAEPAIGLKLQMRYSIPLFVYGQGIPTRKEGAHHALVDTRTLSWRVTHEGGQPHLEVNNRGDVHVRLSQVSLVQDGQKRPVAEGLLGYVLAGSTRSWAIPAGIRQPDQMRAQINARDEQWQSTPVN; encoded by the coding sequence ATGACGGCATATTTCAGGCGCATGTGTCTGGGAAGTCTGCTGGGGGTGATGGCCGTGACGGCAGGCCACGTACAGGCGGCCGCCACCATTCTGTTATGGCCTATCGATCCCTGGCTGGCGGCAGACGCCAAAGCCACGGAGCTGTGGATCCAGAATCAAGGGAACAGCCCAACCACCATGCAGGTACGCATTGTGCGCTGGAAGCAGGAGGGCGGGTTCGAACGTTACAGCACCCAGCAGGATGTGGTCGCCAGCCCGCCCATCGTCACCATCGCAGCGGGCAGCAAACAGCTTATTCGTCTTATCAAACAGGGGACGGTTCCGGTGGGGGTCGAACAGGCCTACCGCATTATTGTCGATGAAATCCCTCAGCCGGATAACAAAGCCGAACCGGCTATCGGCCTCAAACTGCAGATGCGTTATTCCATTCCCCTTTTTGTCTATGGGCAGGGGATCCCGACACGCAAAGAGGGGGCACACCATGCGCTGGTGGATACCCGCACGTTGAGCTGGCGGGTAACGCATGAGGGCGGACAGCCTCACCTGGAGGTGAACAACCGGGGCGATGTCCATGTCAGACTCAGCCAGGTTTCGCTGGTACAGGACGGGCAGAAACGTCCTGTTGCCGAGGGATTGCTGGGCTACGTGCTGGCGGGCAGTACCCGCAGCTGGGCCATTCCGGCCGGCATTCGGCAGCCAGACCAGATGCGCGCGCAGATTAATGCCAGGGATGAGCAATGGCAGTCGACGCCCGTCAACTGA